A DNA window from Haloactinospora alba contains the following coding sequences:
- a CDS encoding PadR family transcriptional regulator yields the protein MPENAGEGTRSPLNLVVLALLYEAPMHPYRMHTLIRERGKDRVVNVRSRNSVQQTVGRLEREGLIAASGTEQAGRYPQRTVYEITARGCSELLGSLHRLLSTPAREFPLFPAALSYMAIVTTSTAAELLRQRRAELAETVARTAETTRRAAEALPRIHLIEDEYAVAMGEAEIAWIDRTLGEIASGELDWDPERLIERARRDEH from the coding sequence ATGCCCGAGAATGCCGGAGAGGGGACGCGGTCCCCGCTGAACCTCGTCGTGCTCGCGCTGCTGTACGAGGCCCCGATGCACCCGTACCGGATGCACACGCTCATCCGGGAGCGCGGCAAGGACAGGGTCGTCAACGTCCGCAGCCGCAACAGCGTCCAGCAGACGGTGGGCAGGCTCGAACGGGAGGGGCTGATCGCGGCCAGCGGTACCGAACAGGCGGGCAGGTACCCGCAGCGGACGGTCTACGAGATCACGGCGCGGGGGTGCAGCGAACTGCTCGGTTCGCTGCACCGCCTGCTTTCCACGCCGGCCCGCGAGTTCCCGCTGTTCCCGGCCGCCCTCTCCTACATGGCCATCGTCACCACTAGCACCGCAGCCGAGCTGCTGCGGCAGCGCCGTGCCGAACTCGCCGAGACGGTCGCGCGGACGGCGGAGACGACGCGGCGCGCCGCGGAGGCCCTGCCACGGATCCACCTCATCGAGGACGAGTACGCCGTCGCCATGGGAGAGGCCGAGATCGCCTGGATCGACCGGACACTCGGGGAGATCGCCAGCGGGGAGCTCGACTGGGACCCCGAACGCCTCATCGAGCGGGCGCGTCGGGACGAGCACTAG
- a CDS encoding thioesterase II family protein has product MTAPQASDPLSRWIKKLHAPPGATTRLVCFPYAGGGASVYRRWIPYLPDTYELWSVQYPGREDRSGEELPRAMQELARSVAFALQWLKGKPYTLFGHSMGAIVSYETCREIDKLGITAPEYLVVSGSPPPDQAAASCRAGADQHSPPRIAKGDATEIETEANSLITATLEGDIELLADHTLEPGTRTVPIPVTVLHNDADPGADAKTVHGWHSFTDRRCRFTTLPGDHFACFTHPERTVREVTSDLAPLRQPEF; this is encoded by the coding sequence ATGACCGCCCCCCAAGCCTCCGACCCCTTGAGCCGATGGATCAAGAAGCTTCACGCCCCGCCGGGCGCCACCACCCGGCTGGTCTGCTTCCCCTACGCGGGAGGCGGAGCCAGCGTCTACCGCCGCTGGATTCCCTACCTGCCCGACACCTACGAGTTGTGGTCAGTCCAATACCCGGGCCGCGAGGACCGCTCCGGCGAAGAACTCCCGCGCGCCATGCAGGAACTGGCCCGCTCGGTCGCCTTCGCTCTCCAGTGGTTGAAGGGCAAGCCCTACACTCTGTTCGGCCACAGCATGGGGGCCATCGTCTCCTACGAGACCTGCCGCGAGATCGACAAACTCGGCATCACCGCCCCCGAGTACCTCGTCGTTTCCGGAAGTCCACCCCCGGACCAGGCAGCGGCATCCTGCCGCGCCGGGGCCGACCAGCACAGCCCGCCCCGGATCGCGAAGGGCGACGCCACAGAGATCGAGACGGAGGCGAACTCCCTCATCACCGCGACCCTTGAGGGGGACATCGAACTGCTCGCCGACCACACGCTCGAACCCGGCACTCGGACGGTCCCGATACCCGTGACGGTGCTCCACAACGACGCCGACCCAGGGGCCGACGCGAAGACGGTGCACGGTTGGCACTCCTTCACCGACCGCCGGTGCCGCTTCACCACACTGCCCGGCGATCACTTCGCCTGCTTCACCCACCCCGAGAGAACCGTACGAGAGGTCACTTCGGACCTGGCCCCACTCCGCCAGCCGGAATTCTGA
- a CDS encoding non-ribosomal peptide synthetase — MRIEGDKTTAPRRFPLTSVQRAYRLGREDEQPLGGVACHMYFEFDAATAPDPKRLETAYQRLQDRHPMLRAVFPTEEDGVLHPQPVDEVTVHDLSGSQQDSTGTLTRLREDLSRRRSDAARGPMMDLHLSLLPGGGSRLHVDVDLMAADPPSIRTALNDLAEFYGHGDLPPLDYDFPQHQRQYGRQEAERREHHAASADQAMNGTDLTPPRLPMAQAPNTTSGARFQRRTLPVLPDEWHRIRERASRAGVRPETVLYATYAHTLERWDEGRQFLLNVPVFDRPRLHSGIDRIVGDFTRLLVSPVTTSDADSLQELVNAAQATDNTLRREHDAPTVQAVVEAAHRRGEAAPELGAVYTELTRPWTSELFTQCFGALSWMVTQTPQVWLDCLTYPQDEGVCMAWDTVDELFLPGVLDGMAEYCSTMLTAFADRDWRNPPPNGLPKAQRATRDRVNNTRAPQSSLLLHERFFAQAAVEPEPAALLHDGHALSRGELAERALRLAAFLGERGVDKGEPVGICLEPGPEQVTAVLGVLAAGGCYVPVGPEQPVLRRNHILDTAGARFVIAERPTDTGEPEGDGGSPDITRVSPTEANNHRPLDRPVGVEPRSLAYIIFTSGSTGSPKGVEIEHRSAANTLEDLNERWGVGTEDRCLTVSALDFDLSVYEIFGPLMAGGSVVVPTVDEQRDPDAWLRLIHGHRVTMWDSVPALLDMLVSAAETPDTGNAANPGTSGEKGVDLLRSLRLVLTGGDWIALDLPDRLRRLAPSCRFVACGGATEGAVYSNYFEVDSIGAEWTSIPYGVPLRNQHYRVVDPQERDCPDWVPGELWIGGAGVARGYRNDPDRTAERFRESDSVRWYRTGDMGRYRHDGVLEFLGRMDHQIQLHGYRIELGEIEAALSSHPDVSRAVAVVSGEGPQRRIVAFLQPAGKTANLDTVRQLARRWLPDYAWPSDYFVLSELPLNDNGKVDRKTLTAWALPEREPAPHEPPHTGTEEALAQEWTAVLGDVVSSRHQNFFDLGGNSFHAMRLASAITRRFGLRVPLRQLQSAATLAGMAQAVDEAARDAHAPEATRSASQAAT; from the coding sequence ATGCGTATCGAAGGCGACAAGACCACAGCACCGCGGCGCTTCCCCCTGACATCCGTTCAGCGCGCGTACAGGCTGGGGAGGGAGGATGAACAGCCGCTCGGTGGTGTGGCCTGTCACATGTACTTCGAGTTCGACGCCGCCACGGCACCGGATCCGAAGCGGCTGGAGACCGCGTACCAACGGTTGCAGGACCGGCACCCCATGCTGCGCGCTGTGTTTCCCACCGAGGAGGACGGGGTCCTCCACCCCCAGCCCGTGGACGAGGTGACGGTCCACGACCTCTCCGGATCGCAGCAGGACAGTACGGGAACTCTGACACGGCTGCGGGAGGACCTCTCACGCCGCAGGTCCGACGCGGCGCGTGGGCCGATGATGGACCTCCACCTCTCCCTGCTGCCCGGAGGCGGGTCCCGGCTCCACGTCGACGTCGACCTGATGGCCGCGGACCCGCCCAGCATCAGAACCGCCCTGAACGACCTTGCTGAGTTTTACGGACACGGCGATCTGCCGCCGCTGGACTACGACTTCCCCCAACACCAACGGCAGTACGGTCGGCAGGAGGCCGAGCGGCGGGAGCACCACGCCGCGAGCGCGGACCAGGCGATGAACGGCACCGACCTGACACCCCCGCGGCTTCCCATGGCACAGGCTCCGAACACCACGTCCGGGGCCCGGTTCCAGCGGCGAACGCTCCCGGTGCTCCCGGACGAGTGGCATCGGATCCGCGAGAGGGCGTCGCGGGCAGGCGTTCGACCGGAGACCGTCCTGTACGCCACCTACGCCCACACCTTGGAGCGTTGGGACGAAGGGCGCCAGTTCCTGCTCAACGTTCCCGTATTCGACAGGCCGCGGCTGCACTCCGGAATCGACCGGATCGTCGGCGACTTCACCCGCCTCCTGGTATCCCCGGTCACCACGTCCGACGCCGACAGTCTCCAGGAGTTGGTAAACGCCGCACAAGCCACCGACAACACCCTGCGCCGGGAACACGACGCCCCCACGGTGCAGGCCGTCGTCGAGGCGGCACACCGCCGCGGGGAGGCAGCTCCCGAGCTTGGCGCCGTCTACACCGAACTGACGCGGCCCTGGACCTCGGAACTGTTCACCCAGTGCTTCGGCGCGCTGTCCTGGATGGTGACGCAGACCCCGCAGGTATGGCTGGATTGCCTCACCTACCCCCAGGACGAGGGCGTGTGCATGGCCTGGGACACCGTGGACGAGCTCTTCCTTCCCGGCGTTCTCGACGGTATGGCCGAGTACTGCTCCACCATGCTCACCGCGTTCGCCGACCGGGATTGGCGCAATCCACCCCCCAACGGACTGCCCAAGGCCCAGCGCGCCACCCGCGACCGGGTCAACAACACGCGCGCTCCGCAGAGCTCGCTGCTGCTGCACGAACGGTTCTTCGCCCAAGCCGCCGTGGAACCCGAGCCCGCCGCCCTGCTACACGACGGGCACGCCCTGAGCCGGGGCGAGCTCGCTGAGCGCGCACTGCGACTGGCCGCGTTCCTAGGCGAGCGGGGTGTGGACAAGGGCGAGCCGGTCGGTATCTGCCTGGAACCGGGACCGGAGCAGGTTACCGCCGTACTGGGCGTGTTGGCGGCCGGCGGCTGCTACGTACCCGTCGGGCCGGAACAACCCGTCCTGCGTCGAAACCACATCCTGGACACGGCGGGAGCGAGGTTCGTCATCGCCGAGCGGCCGACGGACACGGGTGAGCCGGAAGGCGATGGCGGTTCGCCTGACATCACCCGCGTCTCCCCCACAGAGGCGAACAACCACAGGCCCCTGGACCGACCCGTCGGGGTGGAGCCACGGTCCCTCGCGTACATCATCTTCACCTCCGGGTCGACAGGCAGCCCGAAGGGTGTGGAGATCGAGCACCGGTCGGCAGCCAACACGCTCGAGGACCTCAACGAGCGCTGGGGAGTCGGGACGGAGGACCGCTGCCTGACCGTATCGGCACTCGACTTCGACCTGTCCGTGTACGAGATCTTCGGGCCTCTCATGGCAGGAGGGTCCGTGGTCGTACCGACGGTTGACGAGCAGCGCGACCCCGACGCCTGGCTGCGGCTGATCCACGGGCACCGTGTCACGATGTGGGACTCGGTGCCCGCGCTGCTCGACATGCTTGTGTCAGCGGCAGAGACACCGGATACGGGGAACGCGGCGAATCCCGGGACGTCCGGGGAGAAAGGAGTGGACCTGCTGCGCAGCCTGCGGCTCGTACTCACCGGTGGCGACTGGATCGCCCTCGACCTACCCGACCGCCTCCGACGCCTGGCACCGTCCTGCCGCTTCGTCGCCTGCGGGGGTGCCACCGAAGGAGCGGTCTACTCCAACTACTTCGAGGTGGACAGCATCGGGGCTGAGTGGACTTCCATACCCTATGGGGTCCCTCTACGGAACCAGCACTATCGCGTTGTGGATCCGCAGGAGCGGGACTGTCCGGACTGGGTTCCCGGAGAGCTGTGGATCGGCGGTGCCGGGGTCGCCCGTGGCTACCGCAACGACCCCGACCGCACAGCCGAGCGCTTCCGCGAGTCCGACAGCGTGCGCTGGTACCGCACGGGTGACATGGGCCGCTACCGCCACGACGGCGTCCTGGAGTTCCTGGGACGCATGGACCACCAGATCCAACTGCACGGCTACCGCATCGAGCTCGGCGAGATAGAAGCCGCCTTGAGCTCCCACCCGGATGTGTCCCGGGCGGTCGCCGTCGTCTCCGGGGAGGGGCCACAGCGCCGCATCGTGGCTTTCCTACAGCCCGCCGGGAAAACCGCGAACCTGGACACCGTACGACAGCTCGCTCGACGCTGGCTCCCCGACTACGCCTGGCCCTCCGACTATTTCGTGCTTTCCGAACTGCCGCTGAACGACAACGGCAAGGTGGACCGGAAGACACTTACCGCATGGGCGCTACCGGAACGTGAGCCGGCACCCCACGAGCCGCCCCACACCGGCACGGAGGAGGCCCTGGCCCAGGAGTGGACCGCGGTGCTGGGCGACGTCGTCTCCTCCCGCCACCAGAACTTCTTCGATCTGGGAGGGAACAGTTTCCACGCGATGCGGCTGGCCTCCGCGATCACCCGGCGCTTCGGCCTGAGGGTGCCGCTGCGGCAGCTCCAGTCCGCAGCCACACTGGCCGGGATGGCCCAAGCGGTCGACGAGGCGGCGAGGGACGCTCACGCCCCCGAGGCGACTCGATCCGCATCCCAGGCGGCAACATGA
- a CDS encoding DUF4386 family protein, with protein MATPNTPQRRHPPVRASIVLLLAGTALYVIPSAVHGNPPVDSAQDTLEYVRQRPSWRLVHMANILAVLLWAGAFTALAPVAAPASRTLGSWLRVLFTASAAVFAVYFSLHAFGLSTLADRYTAQGADPAAVLQQTEAVLTALGSTAFTAQAMLGASVALSGAVFSRSHLVPGWVGWCGAVAGTGWLVGALLVNFAVIVPFTALTWLWTVMLAVPLWRGATRETAPPASAVPSGSSGD; from the coding sequence ATGGCCACACCGAACACTCCGCAGCGACGGCACCCCCCGGTGCGGGCGAGTATCGTTCTCCTGCTCGCGGGAACGGCGCTCTACGTCATACCGAGCGCGGTTCACGGAAACCCGCCGGTCGACTCGGCCCAGGACACTCTGGAGTACGTACGCCAACGCCCGTCGTGGCGCCTCGTCCACATGGCCAACATCCTCGCGGTCCTGCTGTGGGCCGGCGCGTTCACAGCCCTGGCGCCGGTCGCCGCACCCGCATCCCGGACCCTGGGGTCGTGGCTCCGTGTACTGTTCACGGCCTCGGCCGCGGTGTTCGCGGTCTACTTCAGCCTGCACGCGTTCGGACTCAGCACTCTCGCCGACCGGTACACCGCCCAGGGTGCGGATCCCGCCGCCGTGCTGCAGCAGACGGAGGCGGTACTGACCGCCCTGGGGAGTACCGCGTTCACCGCCCAGGCGATGCTCGGCGCCTCCGTGGCGCTCTCCGGGGCGGTGTTCTCCCGTTCCCACCTCGTGCCCGGCTGGGTCGGATGGTGCGGTGCCGTGGCCGGGACCGGCTGGCTGGTCGGGGCGCTGCTGGTGAACTTCGCCGTGATCGTGCCGTTCACCGCCCTGACGTGGCTGTGGACCGTGATGCTCGCGGTACCGCTGTGGCGCGGCGCCACCAGGGAGACAGCACCACCCGCGTCAGCCGTCCCTTCGGGCAGTTCCGGCGACTGA
- a CDS encoding TetR/AcrR family transcriptional regulator, whose protein sequence is MGEVSGSGRERGGPSRHHEVVAAAVRLFEREGYDATTMDAVAAESGVSRRSLFRRFGSKEDILFAEHDELFGTVESYLEASPAGDPAATVCAAARMVFRAYVDVPEITIPRFRLVRAQSRLRDREIAMTARYQTAFSRYLARGETEGQRVLAGEALAASVIAAHNHVLRSWLHDPQQPVPWQRFDRAMEFVTRSLGAVLRDDQSPAAGTPHGEADEDVLVAVYPASAGKHEVLRRVRAALDDPEG, encoded by the coding sequence GTGGGGGAGGTCAGCGGCAGCGGGCGGGAACGCGGTGGGCCCTCCCGGCACCACGAGGTGGTCGCCGCCGCCGTGCGGCTGTTCGAGCGGGAGGGCTACGACGCGACGACGATGGACGCCGTCGCCGCCGAGTCCGGAGTGAGCAGGCGCAGCCTGTTCCGCCGCTTCGGTTCCAAGGAGGACATCCTCTTCGCCGAGCACGACGAGCTGTTCGGCACGGTGGAGAGCTACCTGGAGGCGTCCCCGGCCGGTGATCCCGCCGCCACCGTGTGCGCCGCGGCCCGGATGGTCTTCCGGGCCTACGTGGACGTTCCCGAGATCACGATCCCCCGGTTCCGGCTGGTACGGGCGCAGTCACGGCTGCGGGACCGCGAGATCGCCATGACGGCGCGGTACCAGACCGCGTTCAGCCGCTACCTGGCGCGCGGCGAGACGGAGGGCCAGCGTGTGCTGGCGGGGGAGGCGCTGGCGGCGTCGGTCATCGCCGCGCACAACCACGTGTTGCGCTCCTGGCTGCACGACCCGCAACAGCCCGTGCCCTGGCAGCGGTTCGACCGGGCGATGGAGTTCGTCACCCGTTCGCTCGGGGCGGTCCTCCGCGACGATCAGTCCCCGGCCGCCGGGACACCGCACGGGGAGGCCGACGAGGATGTGCTGGTGGCCGTCTATCCGGCCTCAGCGGGAAAGCACGAGGTGCTCCGCCGCGTCCGGGCGGCCCTCGACGATCCGGAGGGCTGA
- a CDS encoding MarR family winged helix-turn-helix transcriptional regulator, with product MSPATSSSPSPRIELPSPLEHRWQALRLFEARVRERLEVALEPHDLTYSEYAALAALHYSDDGGHLRQQFLAESIPINQSSLSRMVDRLERNGLTERYHCADDRRGVYTQITEQGRAKVAEARESYLAALREALAEEPDDGVRAGIVALLNG from the coding sequence ATGAGTCCGGCGACCTCCTCGTCCCCGTCCCCCCGCATCGAGCTACCCAGCCCCCTGGAGCACCGGTGGCAGGCACTGCGCCTGTTCGAGGCGCGCGTACGCGAGCGCCTGGAGGTCGCCCTGGAGCCGCACGACCTCACGTACTCGGAGTACGCTGCGCTGGCGGCGCTGCACTACTCCGACGACGGCGGCCATCTGCGCCAGCAGTTCCTGGCCGAGTCGATCCCGATCAACCAGAGTTCGTTGAGCAGGATGGTCGACCGGCTGGAGCGCAACGGGCTTACCGAGCGCTACCATTGCGCGGACGACCGCCGCGGGGTCTACACCCAGATCACCGAGCAGGGGCGGGCGAAAGTGGCCGAGGCGCGGGAGAGCTACCTGGCGGCGCTGCGGGAGGCCCTGGCCGAGGAGCCCGACGACGGGGTGCGTGCCGGGATCGTGGCGCTACTCAACGGATGA
- a CDS encoding acyl-CoA dehydrogenase family protein — MTELYTTTEEHEELRSAVRAVADDKIEPNAAAVDAASAFPQQAYDALRATDFHAAHIPEEYGGVGADALATCIIIEEVARACASSSLIPAVNKLGTMPLLLGASEDVKQRYLPQTTRGETMFSYGLSEREAGSDTANMRTRADADGDDWVLNGQKSWITNAGVSDYYTVMAVTDPEGKRGGNISAFVVHADDPGFTLGEPEKKLGIKGSPTRELFFDDVRIPGDRLVGSVGEGLKIALRTLDHTRITIGAQAIGIAQGALDHALAYTKERQQFGTAISEFQGVQFMLADMGMKLETARQMVYAAAAKSEREDSDLSFFGAAAKCYASDAAMEITTDAVQLLGGSGYVSDFPVERMMRDAKITQIYEGTNQIQRLVMARQMLKGGTR, encoded by the coding sequence ATGACCGAGCTGTACACCACCACGGAGGAGCACGAGGAGCTGCGCTCCGCCGTACGCGCCGTCGCCGACGACAAGATCGAACCGAACGCCGCCGCCGTGGACGCCGCGAGCGCGTTCCCGCAACAGGCCTACGACGCCCTGCGCGCCACCGACTTCCACGCCGCCCACATCCCCGAGGAGTACGGCGGGGTCGGCGCCGACGCCCTGGCCACCTGCATCATCATCGAGGAGGTGGCCCGCGCCTGCGCCTCCTCCTCCCTGATCCCGGCCGTCAACAAGCTCGGAACCATGCCGCTCCTCCTGGGAGCCTCCGAGGACGTGAAGCAGCGCTACCTGCCCCAGACGACGCGCGGCGAGACGATGTTCTCCTACGGCCTCTCCGAGCGGGAGGCCGGCTCGGACACCGCCAACATGCGCACCCGCGCCGACGCCGACGGCGACGACTGGGTCCTCAACGGGCAGAAGTCCTGGATCACCAACGCCGGCGTCAGCGACTACTACACCGTCATGGCCGTCACCGACCCGGAGGGCAAACGCGGCGGCAACATCAGCGCCTTCGTGGTGCACGCCGACGACCCCGGTTTCACCCTGGGTGAGCCGGAGAAGAAGCTCGGCATCAAGGGTTCGCCCACGCGGGAGCTGTTCTTCGACGACGTCCGCATCCCCGGTGACCGCCTGGTGGGCTCGGTCGGCGAGGGACTGAAGATCGCGCTGCGCACCCTGGACCACACCCGGATCACCATCGGCGCCCAGGCGATCGGCATCGCCCAGGGGGCCCTGGACCACGCCCTGGCATACACCAAGGAGCGCCAGCAGTTCGGCACCGCCATCTCCGAGTTCCAGGGGGTGCAGTTCATGCTCGCCGACATGGGGATGAAGCTGGAGACCGCCCGCCAGATGGTGTACGCCGCCGCGGCCAAGTCCGAGCGGGAGGACTCCGACCTGTCCTTCTTCGGCGCCGCCGCCAAGTGCTACGCCTCCGACGCCGCGATGGAGATCACCACCGACGCCGTCCAGCTGCTGGGCGGCTCCGGCTACGTCTCCGACTTCCCGGTGGAGCGCATGATGCGCGACGCCAAGATCACCCAGATCTACGAGGGCACCAACCAGATCCAGCGCCTGGTGATGGCCCGCCAGATGCTGAAGGGCGGCACCCGCTAG
- a CDS encoding nuclear transport factor 2 family protein, which yields MDVTPSLSNTTEELIGKRQALFANLETPETIPRFFEGVADNVSWTLHGNHSLAGEYTSKQSFINQVINRLGPMMRNGLRFQINRLHVGSPVTVAEMESTSVGMDGAPYDQIYAWICTFENGTIVNVHAYVDSVAVIDFLRRNEG from the coding sequence ATGGACGTGACACCCAGCCTCAGCAACACCACCGAGGAGCTCATCGGTAAACGCCAAGCGCTGTTCGCCAACCTGGAAACCCCGGAGACGATCCCCCGGTTTTTCGAGGGGGTCGCCGACAACGTGAGCTGGACCCTGCACGGCAATCATTCCCTCGCCGGGGAATACACATCCAAGCAATCTTTCATCAACCAGGTCATAAACCGCCTCGGCCCTATGATGCGCAACGGTCTGCGCTTCCAGATCAACCGCCTGCACGTCGGAAGCCCTGTGACCGTAGCCGAGATGGAAAGCACCTCCGTCGGAATGGACGGCGCTCCCTACGATCAGATCTACGCCTGGATCTGCACCTTTGAGAACGGCACCATCGTGAACGTGCACGCCTATGTCGACTCGGTCGCCGTTATCGACTTCCTTCGCCGTAACGAAGGGTGA
- a CDS encoding aspartate aminotransferase family protein, giving the protein MPPWSPLYHRDDPLEIASGQGCWVRDGHDRSYLDFYSGIAANILGYDVPEVRAAVERQLRTGIVHTSTFYLIRSQVELAERVARVSGIADPVVFFTCSGTEAVETALLLATEYRRSHQVVALRHGYHGRSFGALAVTGDNRWKGMGLSPVNVAHIPAGRPEGSTSADLDGPAYVRLCAEELEHLVDTELPQPVAALLAEPVQGVAGAVPLESGQLAAYAEILRERGILLIVDEVQTGWGRTGRYWGYQWENVRPDLLVFAKGVGNGLALGGVVGRREVMSCLTMPSISTFGGNPLATTAAVATLDAIEDRDLPAHAHRVGDLLRERLDRQLCDLSSVLRVQGQGLLLGLAFVRPGTHAPSPERAVAVQEECRSNGLLVGTGGRAGNRLRIMPPLTVTAEEALHGADVIAAAARRTDTHWR; this is encoded by the coding sequence ATGCCACCCTGGTCACCGCTTTACCACAGGGACGACCCCCTGGAGATCGCTTCCGGGCAGGGGTGCTGGGTGCGTGACGGTCACGACCGTAGCTACCTCGATTTCTACTCGGGGATAGCCGCCAACATCCTCGGTTACGACGTTCCCGAGGTACGCGCGGCGGTGGAGCGTCAGCTGCGTACCGGAATCGTCCATACGTCAACGTTCTATCTCATCCGGTCCCAGGTGGAATTGGCCGAACGCGTTGCGAGGGTATCCGGGATCGCGGACCCCGTGGTGTTCTTCACCTGTTCCGGAACCGAAGCGGTGGAGACGGCTCTGCTACTCGCCACGGAATACCGACGCAGCCACCAGGTCGTCGCGCTGCGGCACGGTTACCATGGCCGCTCGTTCGGGGCTCTCGCGGTAACGGGCGACAACCGTTGGAAGGGCATGGGACTCTCCCCCGTGAACGTCGCTCACATCCCCGCCGGCCGGCCTGAAGGCAGTACGTCCGCGGACCTGGACGGGCCGGCGTACGTGCGACTGTGCGCGGAGGAACTGGAGCACCTGGTCGACACGGAACTTCCGCAGCCGGTGGCGGCCCTGCTTGCGGAACCGGTGCAGGGGGTGGCCGGTGCGGTGCCGTTGGAGTCGGGCCAGTTGGCAGCGTACGCCGAGATACTCAGAGAGCGGGGCATCCTCCTCATCGTCGATGAGGTGCAGACCGGGTGGGGGCGCACCGGCCGCTACTGGGGATATCAGTGGGAGAACGTGCGACCCGATCTCCTGGTGTTCGCCAAGGGGGTCGGCAACGGACTCGCTCTGGGCGGGGTGGTCGGACGGCGCGAGGTCATGTCCTGTCTGACGATGCCCTCTATATCGACGTTCGGTGGCAACCCACTGGCCACCACCGCGGCGGTGGCGACCCTCGACGCGATCGAGGACCGCGACCTGCCCGCCCACGCGCACCGGGTCGGCGACCTGTTGCGGGAACGGTTGGACCGACAGCTGTGCGACCTGTCCTCCGTACTTCGGGTGCAGGGCCAGGGTCTGCTCCTGGGGCTCGCGTTCGTACGTCCGGGAACGCACGCGCCCAGCCCGGAACGGGCAGTGGCCGTCCAGGAGGAGTGCCGCTCGAACGGCCTGCTGGTCGGGACCGGGGGTAGGGCGGGAAACCGTCTACGCATCATGCCGCCCCTGACCGTAACGGCCGAGGAAGCGCTACACGGCGCGGATGTCATCGCCGCTGCCGCCCGCAGGACGGACACCCATTGGAGGTGA